The Rubricoccus marinus nucleotide sequence GCTCCAGACCGTCGCGCCGTCCACGCTCACCGCGATGGCCATGCCCGGCAGGCCTCTGGCGGCCGAGTCCGCGATCGCGCGAGCGCGCTCTACCGCCACGTCGAGCGTGGCAGGCTGCGCGCTCGCGCCAGAGGCGAAGAGGAAGAGGAGCAGGGCGAGGCGTCTCGCCAGAAGCTGTCTAGGCATGGGTCAGATCTCGTAGAGGAGGCAGGGTTCGTGTTCGCCCTCTGCGGTGTATGTCCCCGCCGGGCGCATGCCCACTTTTTCCAGGACGCGCCGGGACGCCACGTTGTCGGCGTCGATAAACGCGACGACGCGGTCCAGGCCGAGGTCGGTGCGGGCGTGCGTGAGCGTCGCGAGGGCCGCCTCGGTGGCATAGCCGCGTCCGTGGTGCGCTCCGAGGATGGCGTAGCCGAGGTCCGGCGCGTCCAGCCCCTCGCGCTGGATCAGGCCCGTCAGGCCCATGGGTTCCCCCGTGTCGCGCAGCTCCACGCAGTAGGAGCCGAAGCCGTGGGCCTCGTAGTGCGCGAGCAGACGCGTGGTGAGGTACGTCTGGGCGTCCTCCAACGTGCGGAGGCCGCGGTCGCCGATGTGTTGGTGCCACAGCGGCTCGTTGAGGAGGCGGAGCACGAAAGGCGCGTCGCCCAGCGTGAAGCGGCGGACGGAGAGGCGCTCGGTCTGGAACAGCATGGCCGAAGATGCCTCTGGCGGGCCGGACTCGCCAGAGGCCTCGGCGAATGGCGGGACGTTGCACGCCGGATGTCTCAAACGGTAGGACCGAAAGGCGCAGAAATGTGGCCACAGGGGGCGTGGTGGCCGATATAGCCTCACGGGCTAGAAAAACGCTTTTCTGTGTTATGAAAACCTTTTCACGCCGCCTACCTTGAGGCTCTGTTCTCTCCTCTGCCTTCGTGGCCATCCCGCATGACGCATCCGCTACTCCTCTCCCTGCGCACCTCTTGGACGCGTCCAGAGCCACACCCCTCCCGCTGGGTCCGTCTCGCGACGG carries:
- a CDS encoding GNAT family N-acetyltransferase, with amino-acid sequence MRHPACNVPPFAEASGESGPPEASSAMLFQTERLSVRRFTLGDAPFVLRLLNEPLWHQHIGDRGLRTLEDAQTYLTTRLLAHYEAHGFGSYCVELRDTGEPMGLTGLIQREGLDAPDLGYAILGAHHGRGYATEAALATLTHARTDLGLDRVVAFIDADNVASRRVLEKVGMRPAGTYTAEGEHEPCLLYEI